In the genome of Streptomyces sp. Tu 3180, the window TCGAGGTACACGATCGGGCAGTTGTCGCCCTCGCACTGCCGCAGACCCGCGCGCGCGACGGGGTCGGTGAGCAGGTACACGGCGTCCCGCGCGACCGCCGCGAGCAGTGCGGCGCGGCCGGGCGGGCCGTCGAGACGGCGCGTCAGCACACCGTCGTCACCGGGGACCGCGCGCGGGGCCGGGGGCGCCGCGCGGGCGAGGTCGTTGACCCGGGCGAGCGCGAGGTCGTACGCGCGGACGCCGGGCGCCGCCCGGCCGCGCACCAACGGGCCGATCCGGTCGCGCAGTTCGCGGAAGGCCGCCGGCCACGAGGGGTCGGCGTGGGCCAGCGGGGTGCCCGGCGGGACGAGTCCCGAGCCGGTGATCCAGGCCCGCAGCACCTCGACCGAGCCGAGCCGTTCCACGGGGTGCGTGGTCGCGAGGAGATCCAGACAGACCCGCCCGGTGTCGAACCGCAGCTCGTGGGGCGCCGTGGCCGTACCCAGTGCCATGTGCCTGTCACCGCCTAGGGTTTCACCCCGGCCGCGCGGGACCGGGGTGATGCGCGTGAGGGGCCGGGAAGTCCTCTCCCTACAGTGCCTGCCCGCTCCCGCGCCCGGAACCCCCCGCACGGCACCCTCGCCCCGCCGGGCCGGCCGGCACGCTCAGGCGTCCGCGTAC includes:
- a CDS encoding CGNR zinc finger domain-containing protein is translated as MALGTATAPHELRFDTGRVCLDLLATTHPVERLGSVEVLRAWITGSGLVPPGTPLAHADPSWPAAFRELRDRIGPLVRGRAAPGVRAYDLALARVNDLARAAPPAPRAVPGDDGVLTRRLDGPPGRAALLAAVARDAVYLLTDPVARAGLRQCEGDNCPIVYLDTSRGHRRRWCSSEVCGNRERVARHRRRAALARA